In a genomic window of Piliocolobus tephrosceles isolate RC106 chromosome 1, ASM277652v3, whole genome shotgun sequence:
- the SMPDL3B gene encoding LOW QUALITY PROTEIN: acid sphingomyelinase-like phosphodiesterase 3b (The sequence of the model RefSeq protein was modified relative to this genomic sequence to represent the inferred CDS: inserted 4 bases in 2 codons; deleted 1 base in 1 codon; substituted 1 base at 1 genomic stop codon): MRLLTWLIFLAHWGGARAEPGKFWHITDLHLDPDHKVPKYPFQVCPSTGFQSVPNAGPWGDYLCDSPWALISSSIYAMKEIEPEPDFILWTGDDMPHVPDEKLGEAAVLEIVKCLTKLIREVFLDTKVYAALGNHDFHPKNQFPAGINKIDNQIAKLWKSWLSNESIALFKKGAFYSEKLPGPSRAGQIVVLNTNLYYXSNELTADMVDPGQQFQWLEDVLTNASKAGDMVYIVGHVPPGFFEKTQNKAWFQEGFNEKYLTVLWKHGRAIAGQFFRHHHTDSFRMLYDDAGAPISAMFITPGVTPWKTTLPGVINGANNPVIRVFEYDXATLSLKDMATYFMNLSQANAQGMRCWELEYQLTKAYWVPHASAHSLQAVLDRITGDQGALQHYYVYNSVSYYAGVCDEXQHVCAMRQVDVASYTTCLYTSGTTPAPQLRLLLMALLGLCTLVL; encoded by the exons GGAAGTTCTGGCATATCACTGACCTGCACCTTGACCCTGACCACAAGGTACCCAAATACCCCTTCCAGGTGTGCCCATCAACTGGATTCCAGTCAGTGCCCAACGCAGGCCCCTGGGGTGACTACCTCTGTGATTCTCCCTGGGCCCTCATCAGCTCCTCCATCTATGCCATGAAGGAGATTGAGCCAGAGCCAGACTTCATTCTCTGGACTGG TGATGACATGCCTCACGTGCCCGATGAGAAACTTGGAGAGGCAGCTGTACTGGAAATTGTGAAATGCCTGACCAAGCTCATCAGAGAGGTCTTTCTAG ATACTAAAGTCTATGCTGCTTTGGGAAATCATGACTTTCACCCCAAAAACCAGTTCCCAGCTGGAATTAACAAGATCGACAATCAGATAGCAAAACTATGGAAATCCTGGCTTAGTAACGAgtccattgctctcttcaaaaAAG GTGCCTTCTACTCTGAGAAGCTGCCAGGTCCCAGCAGGGCTGGGCAAATTGTGGTGCTCAACACCAATCTGTACTA CAGCAATGAGCTGACAGCAGACATGGTGGACCCTGGCCAGCAATTCCAGTGGCTGGAAGACGTGCTGACCAATGCCTCCAAAGCTGGGGACATG GTGTACATTGTTGGCCACGTGCCCCCAGGGTTCTTTGAGAAGACACAAAACAAGGCATGGTTCCAGGAGGGCTTCAACGAAAAATACCTGACGGTGCTCTGGAAGCATGGTCGCGCCATAGCAGGGCAGTTCTTCAGGCACCACCACACGGACAGCTTTCGGATGCTCTATGATGACGCAG GTGCCCCCATAAGCGCCATGTTCATCACACCTGGAGTCACCCCATGGAAAACCACATTACCCGGCGTGATCAATGGGGCTAACAATCCAGTCATCCGGGTGTTTGAATATGACTGAGCCACACTGAGCCTGAAG GACATGGCGACCTACTTCATGAACCTGAGCCAGGCGAATGCTCAGGGGATGCGGTGCTGGGAGCTCGAGTACCAGCTGACTAAAGCCTACTGGGTTCCCCACGCCAGTGCCCACTCTCTGCAGGCAGTGTTGGACCGCATCACTGGTGACCAGGGCGCACTACAGCACTACTACGTTTATAACTCAGTCAGCTACTATGCTGGGGTCTGCGACGA GCAGCACGTGTGTGCCATGCGCCAGGTGGACGTTGCCTCCTACACCACCTGTCTGTATACCTCT GGGACCACACCCGCGCCGCAGCTCCGGCTGCTGCTGATGGCCCTGCTGGGCCTGTGCACGCTCGTGCTGTGA
- the XKR8 gene encoding XK-related protein 8, translating to MNLAPPRTGRDGEVPPSRSPPRAAPRAAPASFLLWQPRTLRAGPNRRGAGEGRGWRAMPWSSRATLLRDLVVCVLGTAAFLLDLGADLWAAVQYALDGRYLWAALVLALLGLASVALQLFSWLWLRADPAGLHGSQPPRRCLALLHLLQLGYLYRCVQELRQGLLVWQQEEPSEFDLAYADFLSLDISMLRLFETFLETAPQLTLVLAIMLQSGRAEYYQWFGICTSFLGISWALLDYHRALRTCLPSKPLLGLGSSVIYFLWNLLLLWPRVLAVALFSALFPSYVALHFLGLWLVLLLWVWLQGTDFMPDPSSEWLYRVTVATILYFSWFNVAEGHTLGRATIHFTFLLIDSILLVVTWMTHSSWLPSGIPLQLWLPVGYGCFFLGLALRLVYYRWLHPSCCWKPNPDQVDGARSLLSPEGHQLPQNRRMTQLAQNFFPKAKDEAASTVKGEVNGVL from the exons ATGAACCTCGCTCCTCCCCGGACGGGGCGGGACGGGGAAGTCCCGCCCAGCAGGTCCCCGCCCCGGGCCGCCCCGAGGGCTGCGCCGGCCTCCTTCCTGCTTTGGCAACCCCGGACTCTGAGGGCAGGCCCCAACCGCAGAGGAGCAGGAGAGGGCAGAGGCTGGCGGGCCATGCCCTGGTCGTCCCGCGCCACCCTCCTTCGGGACCTGGTCGTGTGCGTGCTGGGCACCGCCGCCTTCCTGCTCGACCTGGGCGCAGACCTGTGGGCCGCCGTCCAGTATGCGCTCGACGGCCGCTACCTGTGGGCGGCGCTGGTGCTGGCGCTGTTGGGCCTGGCCTCGGTGGCGCTGCAGCTCTTCAGCTGGCTCTGGCTGCGCGCTGACCCTGCCGGCCTGCATGGGTCACAGCCCCCGCGCCGCTGCCTGGCGCTGCTGCATCTCCTGCAGCTGGGTTACCTGTACAG GTGCGTGCAGGAGCTGCGCCAGGGGCTGCTGGTGTGGCAGCAGGAGGAGCCCTCTGAGTTTGACTTGGCCTACGCCGACTTCCTCTCCCTGGACATCAGCATGCTGCGGCTCTTCGAGACCTTCTTGGAGACGGCACCACAGCTCACGCTGGTGCTGGCCATTATGCTGCAGAGCGGTCGGGCTGAGTACTACCAGT GGTTTGGCATCTGCACGTCCTTCCTGGGCATTTCATGGGCACTGCTCGACTACCACCGGGCCTTGCGCACCTGCCTCCCCTCCAAGCCCCTCCTGGGCCTGGGCTCCTCCGTGATCTACTTCCTGTGGAACCTGCTGCTGCTGTGGCCCCGAGTCCTGGCTGTGGCCCTGTTCTCAGCCCTCTTCCCCAGCTATGTGGCCCTGCACTTCCTGGGCCTGTGGCTGGTACTGCTGCTCTGGGTCTGGCTCCAGGGCACAGACTTTATGCCGGACCCCAGCTCCGAGTGGCTGTACCGGGTGACGGTGGCCACCATCCTCTATTTCTCCTGGTTCAATGTGGCTGAGGGCCACACCCTAGGCCGGGCCACCATCCACTTCACCTTCCTCCTGATTGACAGCATTCTCCTGGTGGTTACCTGGATGACTCATAGCTCCTGGCTGCCCAGCGGGATTCCCCTGCAGCTGTGGCTGCCTGTGGGATACGGCTGCTTCTTTCTGGGCCTGGCTCTGCGGCTTGTGTACTACCGCTGGCTGCACCCTAGCTGCTGCTGGAAGCCCAACCCTGACCAGGTAGACGGGGCCCGGAGTCTACTTTCCCCAGAGGGGCATCAGTTGCCTCAGAACAGGCGCATGACCCAGTTAGCACAGAACTTTTTCCCCAAGGCTAAGGATGAGGCTGCTTCGACAGTGAAGGGAGAGGTGAATGGCGTCCTTTGA